One Nocardioides oleivorans DNA segment encodes these proteins:
- a CDS encoding DUF7059 domain-containing protein has translation MPSDLDLAGPLRDALLAADFTYDRVADAIGEEAHRALGRNETLPALRRTTSGGPLDTLVRLFLLQTTVARDDADRALPGLVDRLCNAGLLEQSVSEVAARMDCRPYAADDQDLWVVSDLTPGLDGTPVAVGSDHVLGISSASTSLAQLTMREPVASALDLGTGCGVQALHLAAHSGRVVATDVNTRALWMTRLNAALNEVPAEVEVRDGSFFEPVAGERFDLIATNPPFVISPATGERLVYRDSGLPGDRVVEHIVRTGPDHLTDGGWLQVLANWAIVKERPWDERLGSWLRDDCDALVVQRETLDPAAYVELWLKDSGHHGGPDYAQRYDTWLSWLEETGIEGVGFGWINVRLGNSATAGGGTHELLEWPYDVEQPVGPAIRAWGDAVADLRGLGDEELLATTLRAREDVQQETVGRPGAEDPEAIVLRQQRGFRRARTADTVEAAFLGACDGDLSVDQLLGALGALLERDVADLQETYLPVVRELVGEGFLEVS, from the coding sequence ATGCCGTCCGACCTCGACCTCGCCGGGCCCCTGCGTGACGCCCTGCTCGCCGCCGACTTCACCTACGACCGCGTGGCCGACGCCATCGGGGAGGAGGCGCACCGCGCGCTCGGTCGCAACGAGACCCTGCCCGCCCTGCGGCGCACGACGTCGGGCGGCCCGCTCGACACGCTGGTCCGCCTGTTCCTGCTGCAGACCACCGTGGCGCGCGACGACGCCGACCGGGCGCTGCCCGGGTTGGTCGACCGCCTCTGCAACGCCGGCCTCCTCGAGCAGAGCGTCAGCGAGGTCGCGGCCCGCATGGACTGCCGGCCCTACGCCGCCGACGACCAGGACCTGTGGGTGGTCTCGGACCTCACGCCCGGGCTCGACGGCACGCCCGTCGCGGTCGGCTCGGACCACGTGCTCGGCATCTCGAGCGCCTCGACGAGCCTGGCCCAGCTGACCATGCGCGAGCCGGTCGCCTCGGCCCTCGACCTCGGCACCGGCTGCGGCGTGCAGGCGCTGCACCTGGCCGCGCACTCCGGCCGGGTCGTCGCGACCGACGTCAACACCCGCGCCCTCTGGATGACCCGGCTCAACGCTGCCCTCAACGAGGTGCCGGCCGAGGTCGAGGTGCGGGACGGCTCGTTCTTCGAGCCCGTCGCCGGCGAGCGCTTCGACCTCATCGCGACCAACCCGCCGTTCGTCATCTCGCCGGCCACCGGCGAGCGCTTGGTCTACCGCGACTCCGGCCTCCCCGGCGACCGCGTGGTCGAGCACATCGTCAGAACCGGACCCGACCACCTGACCGACGGCGGCTGGCTCCAGGTGCTCGCCAACTGGGCGATCGTCAAGGAACGGCCCTGGGACGAGCGGCTGGGCTCGTGGCTGCGCGACGACTGCGACGCACTGGTCGTGCAGCGCGAGACGCTCGACCCGGCGGCCTACGTCGAGCTCTGGCTCAAGGACAGCGGGCACCACGGCGGCCCCGACTACGCCCAGCGCTACGACACCTGGCTCTCCTGGCTGGAGGAGACCGGCATCGAGGGCGTCGGCTTCGGCTGGATCAACGTCCGCCTCGGGAACAGCGCGACGGCGGGGGGAGGCACCCACGAGCTCCTCGAGTGGCCCTACGACGTCGAGCAGCCGGTCGGCCCGGCCATCCGTGCGTGGGGCGACGCCGTCGCCGACCTGCGGGGGCTGGGCGACGAGGAGCTGCTCGCCACCACCCTGCGGGCCCGCGAGGACGTCCAGCAGGAGACGGTCGGTCGTCCGGGGGCTGAGGACCCCGAGGCGATCGTCCTGCGGCAGCAGCGCGGCTTCCGTCGGGCGCGCACCGCCGACACGGTCGAGGCGGCCTTCCTCGGTGCCTGCGACGGGGACCTGTCCGTCGACCAGCTCCTCGGCGCGCTGGGTGCCCTGCTCGAGCGCGACGTCGCCGATCTGCAGGAGACCTACCTGCCCGTCGTGCGCGAGCTGGTGGGCGAGGGCTTCCTCGAGGTCAGCTGA
- a CDS encoding phosphotransferase family protein has protein sequence MLERPPDVSDDEVLAVVRRHWEPRAEAVEHLPVGWGAHHWRVDVAGEAVLFLTLDPDLPRHTHASLEAAYASAAALPLDFVWPSVPTVDGAYAVPVGARTASATRWLDGTRPEASVDELPDLLAELHATPPPATARSWASEIDPDLPHHLRDLLQQPWDAPLGPAARELVVDHLSQVGGWVREHARLLGLLDPATYVVTHGEPHVRNQWIARGRTWLIDWESLVLAPRERDLATLVHEGRDVDHDPQVVRLFDLEWRLSEIWSFAQWLQGPHAGDTDDHTALGGLTEELTRPHFGDR, from the coding sequence GTGCTCGAGCGACCGCCGGACGTCAGCGACGACGAGGTCCTCGCCGTCGTGCGCCGACACTGGGAGCCGCGCGCCGAGGCCGTCGAGCACCTGCCGGTCGGGTGGGGTGCGCACCACTGGCGGGTGGACGTCGCCGGCGAAGCGGTCCTGTTCCTCACGCTCGACCCCGACCTGCCCCGCCACACGCACGCCTCGCTCGAGGCGGCCTACGCCTCGGCTGCCGCCCTGCCGCTCGACTTCGTGTGGCCGAGCGTCCCCACCGTCGACGGTGCGTACGCCGTGCCCGTCGGCGCGCGGACGGCGAGCGCCACCCGATGGCTGGACGGCACTCGTCCGGAGGCCTCGGTCGACGAGCTGCCCGACCTCCTGGCCGAGCTGCACGCGACCCCGCCGCCGGCGACGGCCCGGTCGTGGGCGAGCGAGATCGACCCCGACCTCCCCCACCACCTCCGCGACCTGCTCCAGCAGCCGTGGGACGCACCCCTCGGCCCCGCCGCGCGCGAGCTCGTCGTGGACCACCTGTCCCAGGTGGGCGGCTGGGTGCGCGAGCACGCCCGACTGCTCGGCCTCCTCGACCCGGCGACGTACGTCGTCACCCACGGCGAGCCGCACGTCCGCAACCAGTGGATCGCCCGTGGCCGGACCTGGCTGATCGACTGGGAGTCCCTGGTCCTCGCGCCGCGCGAGCGCGACCTCGCGACGCTGGTGCACGAGGGCCGCGACGTCGACCACGACCCGCAGGTCGTGCGGCTGTTCGACCTCGAGTGGCGGCTCTCGGAGATCTGGTCGTTCGCCCAGTGGCTGCAGGGTCCGCACGCCGGTGACACCGACGACCACACCGCGCTCGGCGGCCTGACCGAGGAGCTCACCCGCCCGCACTTCGGCGATCGCTGA
- a CDS encoding sodium-translocating pyrophosphatase, whose protein sequence is MTGMLPAVVKPELEGGNLVLVVVVALIALAALGMAAMFRSQVLAAGEGTDNMKTIAQAVQEGANAYLQRQFRTLGIFAAVAFVILFALPADDVTVRIGRSVFFLVGAGFSAAIGYLGMSLAVRANLRVAAAAETEGRDPAMTIGFRTGAFVGMATVGLGLLGASVVVLLFKDEAPHVLEGFGFGAALLAMFMRVGGGIFTKAADVGADLVGKVEQGIPEDDPRNAATIADNVGDNVGDCAGMAADLFESYAVTLVAALILGAAAFGDKGLVFPLLIPAIGALTAVVGIYITKPKPGENGLTTINRAFYISAAIGAVASVILSYVYLPGSFADFGPDFAAIDGDPRFIASAAVVIGIVMAAGILALTGYYTGTEYRPVKDVGKTSLTGPATVILAGLSVGFESAVYTTLVIGAAVFGAYLLGGATLTVSLFAVALAGCGLLTTVGVIVAMDTFGPVSDNAQGIAEMSGDVSEEGAQILTELDAVGNTTKAITKGIAIATAVLAATALFGSYATSVAEALVEAQPTLEEAGLLSFEVFNPAVLVGVLLGAAVVFLFSGLAINAVARAAGAVVMEVRRQFRDIPGIMEGTGRPEYGKVVDIVTRDSLRELITPGILAVMAPVAVGFGLGVTALAGFLAGAIGTGTLMAVFLANAGGAWDNAKKLVEDGNHGGKGSPAHEATVIGDTVGDPFKDTAGPAINPLIKVMNLVSLLIASAIVSMSVGKDENDALRIVIALVAVAIITVAVVISKRREVVISDDAPAASTV, encoded by the coding sequence ATGACGGGGATGCTGCCCGCAGTCGTGAAGCCGGAGCTCGAGGGCGGGAACCTCGTCCTGGTCGTCGTTGTCGCCCTGATTGCGCTCGCCGCACTCGGGATGGCCGCGATGTTCCGGTCGCAGGTGCTCGCCGCGGGCGAGGGCACCGACAACATGAAGACCATCGCTCAAGCCGTCCAGGAGGGCGCCAACGCCTACCTGCAGCGGCAGTTCCGCACTCTCGGGATCTTCGCCGCTGTCGCGTTCGTGATCCTCTTCGCCCTGCCTGCCGATGACGTCACCGTCCGCATCGGCCGCTCCGTCTTCTTCCTGGTCGGTGCCGGCTTCTCCGCCGCCATCGGCTACCTCGGGATGAGCCTCGCCGTGCGCGCGAACCTGCGCGTCGCGGCCGCTGCCGAGACCGAGGGCCGCGACCCGGCCATGACGATCGGCTTCCGCACGGGCGCCTTCGTCGGCATGGCGACGGTCGGCCTCGGCCTCCTCGGCGCCAGCGTCGTCGTGCTCCTGTTCAAGGACGAGGCGCCGCACGTGCTCGAGGGCTTCGGCTTCGGTGCCGCGCTGCTCGCCATGTTCATGCGGGTCGGCGGCGGCATCTTCACCAAGGCCGCCGACGTCGGTGCCGACCTCGTCGGCAAGGTCGAGCAGGGCATCCCCGAGGACGACCCGCGCAACGCCGCGACCATCGCGGACAACGTGGGCGACAACGTCGGTGACTGCGCCGGGATGGCCGCGGACCTGTTCGAGTCGTACGCCGTCACGCTGGTCGCCGCGCTGATCCTGGGCGCCGCCGCCTTCGGCGACAAGGGCCTGGTCTTCCCGCTGCTGATCCCCGCGATCGGCGCGCTCACCGCGGTCGTCGGCATCTACATCACCAAGCCGAAGCCCGGTGAGAACGGCCTCACCACCATCAACCGCGCGTTCTACATCTCCGCCGCGATCGGTGCGGTCGCGTCGGTGATCCTGTCCTACGTCTACCTGCCCGGCTCGTTCGCCGACTTCGGTCCGGACTTCGCCGCGATCGACGGCGACCCGCGCTTCATCGCCAGCGCCGCCGTCGTCATCGGCATCGTGATGGCTGCGGGCATCCTCGCGCTGACCGGCTACTACACCGGCACCGAGTACCGCCCGGTCAAGGACGTCGGCAAGACGTCGCTGACGGGTCCGGCCACGGTGATCCTCGCCGGCCTGAGCGTCGGCTTCGAGTCGGCGGTCTACACGACGCTCGTCATCGGTGCCGCCGTCTTCGGTGCCTACCTGCTCGGTGGCGCGACCCTCACGGTGTCGCTGTTCGCCGTGGCGCTCGCCGGCTGCGGCCTGCTGACCACCGTCGGCGTCATCGTCGCGATGGACACCTTCGGCCCGGTCTCCGACAACGCCCAGGGCATCGCCGAGATGTCCGGCGACGTCAGCGAGGAGGGCGCGCAGATCCTCACCGAGCTCGACGCCGTCGGCAACACCACCAAGGCCATCACCAAGGGCATCGCGATCGCGACGGCCGTGCTCGCCGCGACGGCGCTGTTCGGGTCGTACGCCACCTCGGTGGCCGAGGCGCTCGTCGAGGCGCAGCCGACGCTCGAGGAGGCCGGACTGCTCAGCTTCGAGGTCTTCAACCCGGCCGTCCTCGTCGGCGTGCTGCTCGGTGCAGCCGTGGTCTTCCTCTTCTCGGGGCTCGCCATCAACGCGGTCGCCCGCGCTGCCGGCGCGGTCGTGATGGAGGTGCGCCGCCAGTTCCGCGACATCCCCGGGATCATGGAGGGCACGGGTCGTCCGGAGTACGGCAAGGTCGTCGACATCGTGACGCGCGACTCGCTCCGCGAGCTGATCACGCCCGGCATCCTGGCCGTGATGGCCCCGGTCGCCGTCGGCTTCGGCCTCGGAGTCACGGCGCTCGCGGGCTTCCTCGCCGGCGCGATCGGCACCGGCACCCTGATGGCCGTCTTCCTGGCCAACGCGGGTGGCGCCTGGGACAACGCCAAGAAGCTGGTCGAGGACGGCAACCACGGCGGCAAGGGCTCTCCCGCCCACGAGGCCACCGTCATCGGCGACACCGTCGGCGACCCGTTCAAGGACACCGCCGGCCCGGCCATCAACCCGCTCATCAAGGTGATGAACCTGGTCTCGCTGCTCATCGCGAGCGCCATCGTCTCGATGAGCGTCGGCAAGGACGAGAACGACGCCCTCCGCATCGTCATCGCCCTCGTGGCGGTCGCGATCATCACCGTCGCGGTGGTGATCTCGAAGCGCCGCGAGGTCGTCATCTCCGACGACGCGCCGGCGGCCTCCACGGTCTGA
- a CDS encoding anti-sigma factor antagonist — MDLTLATREVDGRAIVSVGGEIDVYTAPKLRDCITELVGAGTYDIVVDLESVEFLDSTGLGVLVGGLKKVRAHDGSLDLVCTQERLLKIFRITGLAKVFVIHDSIGLAPGA, encoded by the coding sequence GTGGATCTCACCCTTGCGACACGCGAGGTGGATGGTCGTGCCATCGTGTCCGTCGGTGGCGAGATCGATGTCTACACCGCCCCCAAGCTGCGCGACTGCATCACCGAGCTGGTCGGTGCCGGCACCTACGACATCGTGGTCGACCTCGAGTCCGTCGAGTTCCTCGACTCCACCGGGCTCGGCGTGCTGGTGGGCGGCCTGAAGAAGGTCCGCGCCCACGACGGCTCGCTCGACCTCGTCTGCACGCAGGAGCGGCTCCTCAAGATCTTCCGGATCACCGGCCTGGCCAAGGTCTTCGTCATCCACGACTCGATCGGCCTCGCGCCCGGCGCCTGA
- a CDS encoding DEAD/DEAH box helicase, whose amino-acid sequence MSPPHPHASTSVDALVRRLSEVPGREDRLRHLEVLPARDAVHEDWPDWVPDDVRGAFAAQGVARPWRHQVVAADAAHAGDHVIVATGTASGKSLAYQLPGLSAIRAARGPRGERGAAVLYLAPTKALAHDQLAGLSSLGLDVRLAAHDGDSSHEERDWTRDFGEYVLTNPDMLHRSLLPSHHRWSRLLGSLQYVVVDECHHYRGVFGAHVSHVLRRLRRVCAMYGAHPTFVLASATVAEPEVTASRLTGLDVVALTRDDSPRGTVSVLLWEPPFTSYAGENGAPVRRAASSEVADLLADLVAEDVRTLAFIRSRRGAEQVALTASELLAEIDRSLPDKVAAYRGGYLPEERRALEAALRRGDLVGLAATNALELGIDISGLDAVLIAGFPGTRAAFWQQVGRAGRGSQDALGVLVAKDDPLDTYLVTHPEMLIGAPVEASVFDPSNPHVMGPHLCAAAQESPLTEADLPLFGPTARTVVDELVRLGLLRVRPRGWFWTDRSRAADLADIRSAGGSAVQLIEADTGRVVGTVDASGAHNQAHAGAVYVHQGETWLVESLDLEHHVAAMRRDEPSYSTTAREVTDIGIVSTRERRSWGGCELSLGEVDVSHQVVSFLKRRQPGGEVLSEESLDLPERTLRTTAVWWTVPDNVVAESGLAALDVPGAAHAAEHCSIGLLPLFATCDRWDIGGVSTARHADTGVLTVFVYDGHPGGAGFAERGFHTAVSWLSATREAIAGCECTSGCPSCIQSPKCGNQNNPLDKAGAISLLDALLAGAPRTPEED is encoded by the coding sequence GTGAGCCCGCCCCACCCGCACGCCTCGACTTCCGTCGATGCGCTCGTCCGACGTCTCTCGGAGGTCCCCGGGCGCGAGGACCGGCTCCGCCACCTCGAGGTGCTCCCCGCACGCGACGCCGTCCACGAGGACTGGCCCGACTGGGTCCCGGACGACGTGCGCGGTGCGTTCGCGGCCCAGGGCGTGGCGCGACCGTGGCGGCACCAGGTCGTCGCCGCGGACGCGGCCCACGCGGGTGACCACGTGATCGTCGCGACGGGCACCGCGTCCGGGAAGTCGCTGGCCTACCAGCTGCCGGGCCTGTCGGCGATCCGCGCCGCTCGCGGCCCGCGCGGCGAGCGCGGCGCGGCCGTGCTCTACCTCGCCCCCACCAAGGCGCTGGCGCACGACCAGCTCGCCGGGTTGTCGTCGCTCGGCCTCGACGTGCGCCTCGCCGCGCACGACGGGGACAGCTCGCACGAGGAGCGCGACTGGACGCGCGACTTCGGGGAGTACGTCCTCACCAATCCCGACATGCTCCACCGCTCGCTCCTCCCTTCCCACCACCGGTGGTCTCGGCTGCTGGGGTCGTTGCAGTACGTCGTCGTCGACGAGTGCCACCACTACCGGGGCGTCTTCGGCGCGCACGTCTCGCACGTCCTGCGGCGGCTGCGTCGGGTGTGTGCGATGTACGGCGCCCACCCGACGTTCGTGCTCGCGTCGGCCACCGTGGCGGAGCCGGAGGTGACGGCCTCGCGGCTCACGGGGCTCGACGTCGTGGCACTCACCCGCGACGACTCGCCCCGCGGCACCGTGTCCGTCCTGCTCTGGGAGCCGCCCTTCACGTCGTACGCCGGCGAGAACGGCGCCCCGGTGCGGCGCGCGGCGTCGTCGGAGGTGGCCGACCTGCTCGCCGACCTGGTCGCCGAGGACGTCCGGACCCTGGCGTTCATCCGCTCGCGCCGGGGCGCGGAGCAGGTGGCCCTGACCGCCTCCGAGCTGCTTGCCGAGATCGACCGATCGCTCCCGGACAAGGTCGCGGCCTACCGCGGTGGCTACCTGCCCGAGGAGCGCCGTGCTCTCGAGGCGGCGCTGCGGCGGGGCGACCTCGTGGGGCTCGCGGCCACCAACGCCCTCGAGCTCGGCATCGACATCAGCGGTCTCGACGCCGTGCTGATCGCCGGGTTCCCCGGGACCCGCGCGGCCTTCTGGCAGCAGGTGGGCCGGGCCGGTCGAGGCAGCCAGGACGCGCTCGGGGTCCTGGTCGCCAAGGACGACCCGCTCGACACCTACCTGGTGACGCACCCGGAGATGCTGATCGGGGCGCCGGTCGAGGCGTCGGTCTTCGACCCCTCGAACCCGCACGTCATGGGCCCGCACCTCTGCGCAGCAGCGCAGGAGTCCCCGCTGACCGAGGCCGACCTGCCGCTCTTCGGTCCGACGGCCCGCACGGTCGTCGACGAGCTCGTCCGCCTGGGGCTGCTCCGTGTGCGGCCGCGCGGGTGGTTCTGGACCGACCGCTCGCGCGCGGCCGACCTCGCCGACATCCGGTCGGCCGGCGGGTCGGCCGTGCAGCTGATCGAGGCGGACACCGGGCGCGTGGTCGGCACCGTCGACGCCAGCGGGGCTCACAACCAGGCACACGCCGGCGCGGTCTACGTGCACCAGGGCGAGACCTGGCTCGTGGAGAGCCTCGACCTCGAGCACCACGTGGCCGCGATGCGCCGCGACGAGCCGTCGTACAGCACCACGGCGCGCGAGGTCACCGACATCGGCATCGTGTCGACCCGCGAGCGTCGCTCGTGGGGTGGGTGCGAGCTCTCGCTCGGCGAGGTCGACGTGTCCCACCAGGTCGTCTCCTTCCTCAAGCGACGCCAGCCCGGCGGCGAGGTGCTGTCGGAGGAGTCGCTCGACCTCCCGGAGCGCACCCTGCGCACGACGGCGGTGTGGTGGACCGTGCCCGACAACGTGGTCGCCGAGTCGGGGTTGGCGGCCCTCGACGTGCCGGGCGCGGCGCACGCCGCCGAGCACTGCTCGATCGGGCTCCTCCCCCTCTTCGCGACGTGCGACCGCTGGGACATCGGCGGGGTCTCCACCGCCCGCCACGCCGACACGGGGGTGCTGACCGTGTTCGTCTACGACGGCCACCCCGGCGGCGCGGGTTTCGCCGAGCGTGGCTTCCACACCGCCGTCTCGTGGTTGTCGGCCACGCGGGAGGCGATCGCGGGGTGCGAGTGCACGAGCGGATGCCCCTCCTGCATCCAGTCCCCCAAGTGCGGGAACCAGAACAACCCCCTCGACAAGGCCGGTGCGATCTCTTTGCTCGATGCCCTCCTCGCGGGTGCTCCGCGCACGCCCGAAGAGGACTAG
- a CDS encoding Rv3654c family TadE-like protein, translated as MTRLRGEDGGATVLVVAMAGVLMFVMLGLGAAGGLVTAQRRAQAAADLAALAGATTSDDACVEAARVATGNDAVLDRCVVTGDEVTVEVSVAGPDVPWQEVRVSAEARAGPG; from the coding sequence GTGACGCGGCTGCGCGGCGAGGACGGCGGTGCGACGGTGCTGGTGGTCGCCATGGCGGGCGTGCTGATGTTCGTGATGCTCGGCCTGGGTGCCGCCGGAGGCCTGGTCACGGCCCAGCGCCGGGCACAGGCGGCGGCCGACCTCGCGGCCCTCGCCGGGGCGACGACGAGCGATGACGCGTGCGTCGAGGCGGCGCGGGTCGCCACGGGCAACGACGCGGTCCTGGACCGGTGCGTCGTGACGGGCGACGAGGTCACCGTCGAGGTGTCGGTCGCCGGGCCGGACGTCCCGTGGCAGGAGGTCAGGGTGAGCGCCGAGGCGAGGGCCGGGCCCGGCTGA
- a CDS encoding TadE/TadG family type IV pilus assembly protein, with product MARRARDQAGAATAELALGIPLLVALTAGLVWMLAVGAAQVRVIDASREAARAVARGDDPTSAEAVALRIAPDPARVSIAVGDAQVVVTTSARVSGPGGLLGALPGVTVSAEATALVEEP from the coding sequence ATGGCGAGGCGGGCTCGGGACCAGGCCGGCGCGGCGACCGCCGAGCTCGCGCTGGGGATCCCGCTCCTGGTGGCGCTGACGGCCGGGCTCGTCTGGATGCTGGCGGTCGGCGCCGCCCAGGTCCGGGTGATCGACGCGTCGCGGGAGGCCGCGCGTGCTGTCGCCCGGGGTGACGACCCCACCTCGGCCGAGGCGGTCGCGCTGCGGATCGCGCCGGACCCCGCACGGGTCTCGATCGCGGTGGGTGACGCTCAGGTGGTCGTGACCACGAGTGCCCGGGTCTCGGGGCCGGGTGGGCTGCTCGGGGCGCTGCCGGGGGTCACCGTGTCCGCCGAGGCGACCGCCCTGGTGGAGGAGCCGTGA
- a CDS encoding DUF4244 domain-containing protein gives MKVGTKKVGTKKVGTEKDAARDEAGITTAEYAVGTAAGAGFAGLLYTLLTGSFGDQLLERLFKHVMGLLGIG, from the coding sequence ATGAAGGTCGGGACCAAGAAGGTCGGGACGAAGAAGGTCGGGACGGAGAAGGACGCCGCGCGCGACGAGGCGGGCATCACGACCGCGGAGTACGCCGTCGGCACCGCGGCCGGCGCCGGGTTCGCCGGACTGCTCTACACGCTGCTCACCGGGAGCTTCGGCGACCAGCTGCTCGAGCGGCTGTTCAAGCACGTCATGGGCCTGCTCGGCATCGGCTGA
- a CDS encoding GNAT family N-acetyltransferase, translating into MSEIEIVRIGPDEWEEFRDVRLASLRDAPGAFGATYDDWVDAAEDRWRRRLVDVPLTVVARSSTRPVGVVSGADAGDRVELISMWVAPEQRGTGLAGRLIEEVVAWAASGDKPTFLMVRDDNEAAIRSYTRAGFTDLGVPDGWPTDAPRERRMRHDG; encoded by the coding sequence GTGAGCGAGATCGAGATCGTCCGGATCGGGCCCGACGAGTGGGAGGAGTTCCGCGACGTCCGGCTCGCATCGCTGCGCGACGCACCCGGTGCGTTCGGGGCGACGTACGACGACTGGGTGGACGCTGCCGAGGACCGCTGGCGCCGGCGACTGGTCGACGTTCCGCTCACGGTCGTCGCGCGCAGCAGCACCCGGCCCGTCGGCGTGGTCTCCGGAGCCGACGCCGGGGACCGGGTCGAGCTGATCTCGATGTGGGTGGCGCCCGAGCAGCGCGGCACCGGGCTGGCCGGACGGCTCATCGAGGAGGTGGTCGCCTGGGCCGCGTCAGGCGACAAGCCGACCTTCCTGATGGTGCGCGACGACAACGAGGCCGCGATCCGGTCCTACACGCGCGCCGGGTTCACCGACCTCGGCGTCCCGGACGGCTGGCCGACCGACGCTCCGCGTGAGCGCCGGATGCGCCACGACGGCTGA
- a CDS encoding type II secretion system F family protein translates to MTWLSVLCLALAVAVVVPPVPRVDRPRSPSGPPVRSLAAVGAGAGAWLLVGGLPGAAAGVIAAVVARRVLANAEPSSVRRDREETERTLPHLVDLFSSTLRAGAEPVAGLAQACAALPGPASDRLAVVVERSRWGASGAEAWSSVAADDVLAPLARAMVRSQATGASVVQTVERLADELERESLARAEDAARKVGVSAAVPLGVCLLPAFLLLGVVPTVASLFSTVAP, encoded by the coding sequence GTGACCTGGCTCAGCGTGCTGTGCCTGGCGCTGGCGGTCGCGGTGGTGGTCCCTCCGGTCCCGCGGGTCGATCGGCCGCGGTCACCGTCCGGTCCGCCCGTCCGGTCGCTGGCCGCCGTGGGTGCCGGCGCCGGCGCGTGGTTGCTCGTCGGGGGCCTGCCCGGAGCGGCAGCCGGAGTCATCGCGGCCGTGGTCGCCCGCCGGGTGCTCGCGAATGCCGAGCCCTCCTCGGTGCGGCGTGACCGGGAGGAGACCGAGCGCACGCTGCCCCACCTCGTCGACCTCTTCTCCTCCACCCTGCGGGCCGGGGCCGAACCCGTCGCCGGCCTGGCGCAGGCGTGCGCCGCCCTGCCGGGCCCCGCGTCCGACCGGCTCGCAGTCGTCGTCGAACGGTCACGGTGGGGCGCGTCCGGTGCCGAGGCCTGGTCGTCGGTCGCTGCCGACGACGTCCTCGCACCGCTGGCCCGCGCGATGGTCCGGTCGCAGGCGACCGGCGCCTCGGTCGTGCAGACCGTCGAACGCCTCGCCGACGAGCTCGAGCGCGAGTCGCTCGCCCGGGCCGAGGACGCCGCGCGCAAGGTCGGGGTCTCCGCGGCGGTCCCGCTCGGTGTCTGCCTGCTCCCGGCGTTCCTGCTGCTCGGCGTCGTGCCGACGGTCGCGTCCCTCTTCAGCACCGTCGCGCCCTGA
- a CDS encoding type II secretion system F family protein: MSIEPAWVAAAVLALAVFALVPHGTTIPASRVRGPRAGRWRWRWRPGRRRTVAEDRAAVLELCDLLAAELAAGRPPGSALASASERWAPLSAAVEASRLGADVPEALRRLASERPGASDLRWVAAAWQVAQDSGHGLAAALERTAAGLRVRRRTRRLVDSELASARATARLVAALPVAVLLMGSGAGSDPWSFLLTTPIGWLCLVLGIGLLALGLWWIERLADRAAAP, encoded by the coding sequence GTGAGCATCGAGCCGGCCTGGGTCGCCGCAGCGGTGCTGGCGCTCGCCGTCTTCGCCCTGGTGCCCCACGGCACCACGATCCCGGCGTCCCGGGTGCGCGGTCCTCGGGCCGGTCGGTGGAGGTGGCGGTGGCGTCCCGGTCGACGGCGGACGGTCGCCGAGGACCGGGCCGCGGTGCTCGAGCTCTGCGACCTGCTGGCCGCCGAGCTCGCAGCGGGCCGGCCGCCAGGATCGGCGCTCGCGTCGGCGAGCGAGCGCTGGGCGCCCCTGTCCGCTGCGGTGGAGGCGTCACGGCTCGGCGCCGACGTGCCGGAGGCCCTGCGGCGGCTGGCCTCCGAACGACCCGGGGCCTCCGACCTCCGATGGGTGGCCGCGGCCTGGCAGGTGGCCCAGGACTCCGGTCACGGGTTGGCGGCCGCCCTCGAGCGCACGGCGGCGGGACTCCGGGTCCGCCGGCGCACCCGGCGTCTCGTCGACTCCGAGCTGGCCTCGGCGCGAGCGACCGCTCGACTCGTCGCCGCCCTGCCGGTGGCGGTCCTGCTCATGGGATCGGGCGCAGGCTCGGACCCGTGGTCCTTCCTCCTCACCACACCGATCGGGTGGCTCTGCCTCGTCCTGGGGATCGGCCTGCTCGCGCTCGGCCTGTGGTGGATCGAGCGTCTGGCCGACCGAGCGGCCGCGCCGTGA